A region of the Struthio camelus isolate bStrCam1 chromosome 4, bStrCam1.hap1, whole genome shotgun sequence genome:
CACTTCCTGTATTTGATGCATCTGAACACTATACTAGAAGAAACAGTGAACACTCTCTCTACTCTTTATGCCATACATATAGACACTGGACAAACACACCCTCACTCATCTGTTTTCCATTCTGAAGACTTACATTCTGAATACCTTAATGTTATCTATAAATACTTCATTCCTCAGGCTTTTGGGACTGCATCTTTTCCGgccacaaaaaaacaaatcagtttcCTCAAACCCTGAACTCCATGATAAATAGGTGAGACCATTTTTCcacacagtgaaaacaaacagcTTGTTTTCTAAAGGAACCATTCACAGAAGCTGCCCCAGTTGCCTGGGAACTGATAATATACAGGGAACACACTTGAGACTTTTTCCACAGGCTGAGTTTATTCTTGGCTAGCTACCCAGTTCATCTTTACATTAGAACTTGGACTTCAAAGCTTTGCATTATTTATGAGAATCCAGATAGGCTTTCAGCTTTCGTTATTCCATACAAAAGACTAAACCTGTCATTAAGCATTCAATGCATCATTTACAGAATAGCAACCTTAAATCCCTTCCTTCCAATAAATTTGGGCATAACAACGGCATCACTTTGCCATTTTGACTCCTCACTACCTTAAATTACAGCTTCACAGGTGTGCTCCCTATCAACTCTAACAATTATAAACATGAGCTTTATCACATGAACTTTTGACTGGGATCCGTTACAGCATCATTCTGCCTCTCCCGCTGCATCCAGAATGTCATGGTTTCAAAATTCATCTTTGCTTTGTAAAGGCAATTCATCTGCCCAGGGTATTAGCTTCTCACTTTACCATGTGAGACAGCTTCCAGAGCTCCGTTAGTGTGAGGAGATTAAGAGAAATTAACACACAGAAGAGAGCATTGGTGGTGGTGTCAGTGATGCAAGCACTTGTGTACGCAAGTGCTAAAGGTATTGAGCAAGGAGTCAGTGCGTTGATTATGACACTACTTTAACGAGCCTGTAAGATCATGCTTTTCTGCTAGATAACGCACACAGCGACCTCAAATTGTAAGCTGTCTGGAAGAATGTTAAGTATTAAAGAGAATGTAAGAGTAGACAAGGGACACATGGGGGGAACATTGGTGAGGGTCAATAAAATGAGAAGAGACAAAAGTCACAGCTCCATGCTTCAGCAGTCTCACAAGTAGGATTTAAAGGCCCACTTTGCATAAATGCCCAGAGGAATGAGACATCAAGGAAAGGCAAGAGATGCAGCGTATTTAGAGACTGAagcaaaagaatggaaaagaggCCCCTGTGGcttggtgaggaaaaaaaatcctagaaatcTGGATTACCAGAGCTGTGGTGACAATGGGGTAATATTGAGCAGCAGGAAACGGTTAAGAGAAAAATCCAGGTAACTATCATATATTCAGTAAACTGAATGGCATTAGAAGTGAAAGGCCTAACAGACAGGTAGAGTCTATGAACTGATAGGAACAACGACCAGAGAGCAAAAACAGAAAGATAACTTAGGAAGACAAGCTAAGAAAGGAGGGAAACACAACAGTGCCATGAAGTGATAATTTCCAGGGTCTGCCATGATCTAATACTCCAGTTTTGTTCTGGCAGAGAGGAAGGGCTGGCCAAGTTACAACCTGCAGAGATGTCCTCTGTTGCTACACTGTTCTAGCCTACAGAAGCAATTTGTTTATCGTTACAGAATACGAGATACAAGGAGCTCAAAAGCACCCACTGCAGAGCTCCACAAAAACAAACTAACCATGTAGATTTCCACTCCCAAAAACAAGTGTGTTCAGATCTTCAGTTAAGCTGCTTTCCCAGTGATCAGCATGCTCATAAAAAACACCATGATAAAGAAAATCCACATGAAGAACCTGTCCATCACTTTTGCTACCTTTTTCCACTCAATTCCTTTGGCCCGGTTTGCTTTATGGTCTCAAACACAATTAGCAATATACTCAATATTTTTTATCAGTATTTTGTAACAGGAACAGCAATCAACAGCGTCCTCAACATTTTCACCATGAATTCCGCAGCTTTTATTTGAATTTCCATTCAGCTTCTCCTTGAGGTCATCATTTCTACTGGAAAGGTGACTCCTTCCTGCTTTGTGCCTCCTCTGACACCTGCCATCCCTTTCTAACTTACGTTCttgttccttctttctttgtggACTTGTGCAATTTTCACCTACATcataaacaaaaaagatttttgacATATAGTCCAAAATGACCACCCTGGCCCATTGCGGGACAGGCTTTGCTTCTGAGCCACAGTGGTGGACGTTCATTATAACGATTGTCAGTGCAGAGGAAGCGGTGATCATAGTCATAGTTGCTATGTAATACTTTCCTGGAACATAAAACAAAGCTACATTAAAGAAGGtatccttaaaaataattaaggcaGTAATAAAAATCTCACAACAATTCTAAACGTAAGTGCAAGTGAAACGTATTTCTTACTCACCCTAATACTCTGTACTTAGAGGGCCCTGAATTTATCACTTAAAAACAGATCATTAAAGTAAAAACATACTCTGGCACTGGCATGCCTCTATCAGATGAATGACCATTGCACCAAAACAGTAAATATCTGCAGGCCAAACCCcatcttttctgaaaaagaaaacacaaacattCAAAAAGCAACTCAATGTTTATCAGGAGACACTTTTCCTGATCTCTAAATTTCCCGTATCAATATCTTCAAATGGCACATTAGAAATCCTGCTTCCTGATGTATTAATCAAAGTTACAATAATCCTTTCTTGGAGGATGGACCCCACATGCAGCAGATGCATGCCTCTTCATTCACATAGGCCTATGAATTTCCACACGTTATTGGCACACACAGCTAGGACACAGACAGCTAAGAAGCCAGGCAGAGAGCAGCTCCATTGCCTGTTTGAATTTTCTTCAAGACTATGCAGGTTTTAACATGGCTAGTCCAAACAAGGAGGCTCATTCTGGCCAGGAACTGATAACAAATACAATGCACACCAATTGGGACCTTCGGCCATTGCCCTTCACAGTGGAAGGGGAACATAGCTGACCAGCTAACCTACAGTGGCTTGCGGCTATGCAAAGAtgcagctcccagctcctgctctgctgctccttaGCATCTGCAGGTCCTCAGCCAGTGCAGAATCAGCAGcagctaaaaagagaaaagagctggCATTGATGAAACAGGAGGATGTGTCATAGAGGAGTTTGATGTAACCCCAGTTTTCAAAGGGGTTAGGAAGGATgtcaagaaaaaggaggaggatataCATAAATCACACCGGGGTTAGGTCCTGGCTTCTTAATTTAGACAGTGCAGTAGGAGGGTAGAGAAGGTACTCAGATGCTGCAAGCCCACACTCGGGGTGGAAACGGTGGTTCCTGGTGTGGGAAAATCATTCAATGCAGTCCTATTCATTGACCAGTTTTTGATCTCCATTATACCACGTAGTCATCATATACATACACAACTTAGTAACAAGAACAGAAATAAGATCCGCACTATCTTAATGAAGTGGGAAACCAGCATGGAGGCAGCGTGCCCAGCCCTCTGGAATTCCCACAAGGGGAGCCAGGCAGCCTCCTACCCCAACAGGGGCAGATCAGTCAGGGACAGGAGGAAGATCCTGGCAGAAGACAGAGTGAACAGCACTGAATATATCTTTCATTATCCCACAGAGTCCACATGGGGATCTTCTGaacaaaaaggcattaaaaatcaGCATAACAGATTCCCAGACGTTAATTCAATGTAATAAATGCCAGATGTCACCCTGGAGTGTCCCAGCCAGGTCATCTAACTGTCTGGATCTGACAGGAACAGATCTTTACAGAGTATGATCTTGTGCTTATAGCTCTCTCACTTGCTTTTGGTAATCTGGtcctacctttttttccccccttccacaAGAAGTCAtgaaattgttttaaatgtattaactatacggaataaataaatatgataTAGCTACCAAACATATTATATAAAAGAGATACAAGATAACCTTTAAGAGTTTCAATATACCTGTAAAAATTCCACGCACATTATGTGTTTCACTAGGTTTTAGAAACACAGTACATCTATATTTTCAGAAGACATGAGTGACATATGATTTCCCCGACATAAAGCCTTGCTATTAGTAAGTCATGTTTAAAAAAGTGCAAAGCTCACCTATCAAAGGCACATTTTCAGAGGGAGGCATGATCTCTGCAACCATCAGCTGGAACACAGTCAGAGCAAGAACCACCGTAACACCCAGAGACACTTTCTCCCCAGAGTCCACAGGGAGATAGAATCCCAGTGGGGCCTGGAAAGAGATCAAAACGCAAGGGAGCAGCAGATTAAATATATAGAAAGACGACTTCCTCTTCAAAATCAGTGTGAACGTCACATCTGGATAAGGCTCAGAGCAGCAGCCATAAGTTACTATGTTCTTAATCGCCGGCATGCCATGAATCTCCCACTCCACATCTTCTATGAAGTCAGAGAGGTCACCACTATCAAGAGAATTGATGATATCTACCTGATTACCATTATAGGTCCAGGACCCAAATGTAACGTTGCACTGCTGGTTGTCTAACGGAAAATAAGATACGTCCACTACACATGAGCTCTTTGTGATAGCTGGTGCATCCCAAGTGATTTTTCCATCATATCTCAACACAACATTAGTATTCACTGGTTCTGAAAAGTCATCATCAGCcctaaaagagacagaaaaatgacAAACTGATACGTGACAGCTTACTGTGgcggaaaaaaaatcctctcatcAGACTATTAAAAGCATGCTTCTGAAATCATGTTATTTATACTGAATTTTATCAGGGACTCACTATTAACTATTATTTACGGGTAGTAATACCCATTTTTGGGCAGATACATAATTACTCAGATGAGTGCCAAACATCAGTGCTTGACCTCATAAAGGATACAGCTGGGATACAAAATCCACCCAAAGATTATCATAATCTGCTGTTTACTACTGGTCTGGGAGAGCAGAGCATGTACCACCATTTTGTGAACACACAATCTTCCAGAGTTCTTCAGCAGCCTCAGCAGAAAGCACTTCAAACTGCCAGCAGGGGAGAAGGATGTTCTGAATTTCTGTCACACTGAACAGCTTTGCTGTGCCACACAGTCAATAGTCAAGTAATCCTGTCTATGgctttaatgcaaaatatttagaTGATCAACAATAAATCTTAAGACAACAAACATTCCTCTTGTTAATGCAAAGCGAAGTGATGAAAGTTCACATTCCGTGGGTCCTGCTTTTACTCCCTCCTTTAGCCAAATATTAACAAAGCTTCAGCTACACTCACTTGTTATATAAGACAATATCTGGTCTCCAGACCAAGCTGCTTGGAATCCTGATAGAATCCAACCCATCATATTTATCTTTGTCCCATTTGAGGTATGCATCATGCCAGCTTTGTCTAATCCACAAGCAAGCCGTCAAAATTTGGTTTCTTTCATCCTGCATAAACATGTAGAAATATTTATAGGTGAAGGTGATAAAGGAACATCTTAGATACAGACAGCATTTGTTTTATAGCCATAAAGTAGTGCTCAAAATAGGCCAGTGTACTGGCAGGCAAAAGCAGTACCTCTCAGACAGGTACATATGCCCATACAGTGCACGGGGGGGGTTACACATTTGAACTTTCTCATCCCAACCCTTTCTCCTTATATGAGGATTCTTTCCCCTGCATCCTCCCTAGCTTTAATCCCTGTTATAGAAGTACATTTGCTTAAGGCTTCCAGTATCTTAAGAATTTCCTTTTGCcagcttaagaaaacaaaatagctaGCAGATTCAGTTCAATGGATTCTCTGAAAGCTGGTGGAGGCCTTTAAATTGTAATTCAGAAGTCACAGAAGTGATTTTCCCTTCTTCCATACACCTTCTCTTTTGCCTTAAGAGCAAAGTCTGGCAGAAccaaatttcttaaaaaaaatagaaagaaatttacTTTTACTATTTGTACTTActtttaatagaaagaaaaatactttaagtATTGATGCAATATCAATACTTAACTGTTGCTACAAAAGTTTTAACAACTCAGCAGCTGTCAGTTTTCTAGTCATATAATGGAAATCCTAGTATTGTAAATGGTTAAGTACCTATTAAGATTGTTTTACTAGGAAAGCGTTACTGAAGTTGTCACAATAAAATGTAAGTCGCTTTTCCTATTCCAAACAACAAAAGTTTCCATCCTCATACCTGCACATTTTCTAAAGTTTAGAGATACTACATAGATTTCTGCACCTCTCTAGAAAATGGAGTAATTTTTACTCACCATGTCTTTAATTTGGGACAATGTAATCTGAAGGGTGACATTCAATACTCTATCTGTATCTTCTACTGGTCTTAGAGCGTTTGAATAGTCTTCAAACAGTTCATTAAACAGCATGTGAGCGTATTTTCCTTTGGCTGATTCTACAGCTAGATAACAAATTTGTTCAGTACATCAGATTAAGCACTGAGTAATCATCAGAAAACACCTTCTTTCTAGCGCTTCAAGTAGCATTTGCTATAACTATAAACTATACTTTACACTATAACTATACTTTATCATCCATATACTGCAGAATATTGTCTGTTTTTTGGATTAAATGATAACTCTGAAGAagctatttaaatacaaatattattttgtggcaaatgagcagctaaaaacttcagtttttcaCATCCACTTAATATGTATCttcaaaaaaagcagcagaaagaggaatgtattttttggtggtggtggggagataAATATCATTATCTGTTTGTCTGATTTCTTTCATAAGCACAGAGAGATTGACTTAAACAGTCACATATCTGccaaactaaaattaaaaccGAGGTTTGAAGTCAAAACTGCTCCTAGTTAAGGACTTGTGATATAAGCCAAAATGCAGCACTGACAGATTCATGCTTTCAGGATTCCCTTTTTTAAAGGCACCTCAAAAATTCTGAGCTGCTTTTCTTCATAATTTGGCAACTGCAGGATCTATGAACATATATTTGGAGTAACACTGTCAATTGCTTGGTGAAGGATTCCCAAACTGCATATGTGGGGACACTTTTTTTCACTCACTAAGGACAATCCACTGAAACATAtcctttaaaatacttttgttgTTCCACTCTACTTTGCCCATCAAGTTTTTCCAGAATGCCTGTATTACCTTTAGATGGATTCACACATCTCTGTAAGCAAAGGGCAAGGACTGCAACATTCACAAGGCTTGCACAAATGCCAGCTGGCACAACACAAGCAGCAAGTGCTTTGCAGTATTGCACTCTTCAGTGACTCACACTGACTTTCTGGACTAATTAAGAGTTCAAAGCAAACTTTTCTAAGAAGAAATCCTAACAAATAAAAGCTTCCCAAAAAGCATTTAGATCTGGCTGTACAGTATCATTCATTTTGTGTATACATCAGTgagagaaagtaaaacaaaacagatgaaggAATCCTCTGAAGCTCAGCTGTGTTAAGATGCACATCTGGACACCAGCTCCTAATCTGAGTAAAGTAAAACTCAATGCAACAGTTAGCTACCAAGAAGTGTTCTCACCTTGAAGCATCACTGCTACGAACAGCAACCAGAGACACATGCAGGAGGAAAACAGGCCATTTCTCCTCATTTCTGGACCATAAGTAAAATTCTGTTCATCCAAGGGGCACAGAGACATTTATCACCATccaaaactaacaaaaacaagTTGCACAACAGCATAATGTTATCTGAGGCACTGATGAGCCTCTAGAAGCAACTCCATCCCCCTTCAGTAGCTGTCAGGGTCCCAACTTGGTGCTATGGCCTTTGTCtctgccacctccccagggctCTGATGAACCCTCTTCTCCAGGTAACCCGAGAGCTGCCAGCTCTGGTACTGATGCTGAGCAAGATAAGTGGATGGGATATCAGCAGGAAAGCTGCACTCCACTGCATTTCTTACTACAAATCCAGCATTCAATGGCCAATCTATGATGAATCCTTTCTCATCTCTTCAGAGTGGGCCAAGGTTTGCTGCCCTTAACGTTCAGCAATAGGTTGCTCAGAAACAGTCAGCTGAAGCCTATTGAccctcacacacaaaaaaggtcaGGCTCAGTAGTTTTAACTGGCATAGTTACACTGTATATCACACAGCCAACATGCTACACAGGGGTAAAAAAACAGCCTACCTACCCCCACGCTGACAAAATAATGCTTTATCAACCACACTGACGCCACGTAGAAGGGATGTAGCTATATCAACAGCAAGTTTCTCCTTCGGAGAACATGGGCAACACTTCCAGCAGTGGGCACTGCCAACATAGCTATGCAAGCAAGAGTTCCCACTGGTGTGCGCAACTCAGACCACTACTCAGCACGGGAAGGAGAAGCAGAACTGGACCCTACAGATAAAAGGCCACTTCCTGGTATAGTCCAAGTACAGTTTGCCAGGAGAACTTAACAAGATTACAACAGATTACAGAATTATTAGACAGCGCTCAAGTTTAGCCAAAGGAGCGACAAGCTGCACAGGTTTAAAGCAATACCATAACAGGACTCCCTCCTACCCCAGCGGCCTGCAGGAAACACTCAGCATCAGCTCTATTCCTCATATCGCCAAGTTATAGTTTCCTAGTGTTGCAGGCATGTCTTAGTTTTCTCAGAGAAGAGGAGGTaacttcctcctttccctacaggcAAATTAAATCCATCCGTTATGAAATGCTACAGTCCATGATCTTTGCCCTCCTTTTAAAATAGGTAATAGAACACAACAGCCACTAAAAATAGTAAACAGAAAGGTGGAAAGGTAGAATGAATTACCAACAAAAGGAATTAGCCCAGAACACTTCTGATCCACGCAAAGATTAAACACTATTGCTTTGCTCTTGTGCATTCTTTTGGCTAGAAGTAAATTGATCCCTCCACACACAATGACTTCTACATCATAGCAGCACCCCTGGTACTCACCACCTAATGTTTGTGGTTTAGTAGGGTCCATAAATCAGTGACATTTGTGGCCACATTTAATAGCTAAGCAATAAATAATTTCAGTCAAGACACCTGTAATGAAATCCATCTCTGTCATTTCATTTGCCAAAttctcaaaaggggaaaaaaagtagaaaacagtTTAGAAGACAAAAAGGTCAAAGCAGCCCATAGGCAGTATGTAAcatcctgctttttctgcagaaaggaCTATGCTGTTCGAGACAACAGAAATtagaggcagaggagaggagagttaTTGGATATGGTCAGATCAGTAGATTCTCAGGAGATAACTGTAG
Encoded here:
- the CHRNA9 gene encoding LOW QUALITY PROTEIN: neuronal acetylcholine receptor subunit alpha-9 (The sequence of the model RefSeq protein was modified relative to this genomic sequence to represent the inferred CDS: substituted 1 base at 1 genomic stop codon), whose protein sequence is MSLCPLDEQNFTYGPEMRRNGLFSSCMCLWLLFVAVMLQAVESAKGKYAHMLFNELFEDYSNALRPVEDTDRVLNVTLQITLSQIKDMDERNQILTACLWIRQSWHDAYLKWDKDKYDGLDSIRIPSSLVWRPDIVLYNKADDDFSEPVNTNVVLRYDGKITWDAPAITKSSCVVDVSYFPLDNQQCNVTFGSWTYNGNQVDIINSLDSGDLSDFIEDVEWEIHGMPAIKNIVTYGCCSEPYPDVTFTLILKRKSSFYIFNLLLPCVLISFQAPLGFYLPVDSGEKVSLGVTVVLALTVFQLMVAEIMPPSENVPLIGKYYIATMTMITASSALTIVIMNVHHCGSEAKPVPQWARVVILDYMSKIFFVYDVGENCTSPQRKKEQERKLERDGRCQRRHKAGRSHLSSRNDDLKEKLNGNSNKSCGIHGENVEDAVDCCSCYKILIKNIEYIANCVXDHKANRAKGIEWKKVAKVMDRFFMWIFFIMVFFMSMLITGKAA